Proteins encoded in a region of the Bradyrhizobium sp. CB3481 genome:
- a CDS encoding acyltransferase, whose protein sequence is MREDPRFPGALIHVSSYVDDGAVVGRGTKIWHFCHVLSGTVIGENCSIGQNVMIGPRVKVGNGCKIQNNVSLYDGVELAADVFCGPSCVFTNVNNPRANVSRKDEFRRTPIGRGASIGANATIVCGHSLGEYCFIGAGAVVTKDVHAFSLIIGNPARRVGWMSRGGERLGKDLVCPRTGERYRELSPDQIALV, encoded by the coding sequence ATGAGGGAAGACCCGAGATTTCCGGGCGCGCTGATCCATGTGTCCAGCTATGTGGATGATGGTGCGGTTGTTGGACGAGGCACAAAGATCTGGCACTTCTGTCACGTGCTTTCCGGTACCGTGATCGGGGAAAACTGTTCGATTGGACAGAATGTCATGATTGGACCGCGAGTGAAGGTCGGCAATGGCTGCAAGATCCAGAATAACGTTTCCCTCTACGACGGTGTGGAGCTCGCAGCCGATGTATTTTGCGGCCCAAGCTGCGTGTTCACCAACGTCAATAACCCGCGCGCCAATGTGTCCCGCAAGGACGAATTTCGCCGCACGCCCATCGGGCGCGGAGCCAGCATCGGTGCCAACGCCACCATCGTGTGCGGTCATTCGCTTGGCGAATATTGTTTCATTGGTGCCGGCGCAGTCGTAACAAAGGACGTACACGCGTTCTCCTTGATAATCGGCAATCCGGCGCGCCGGGTGGGCTGGATGAGTCGTGGTGGAGAGCGGCTCGGTAAAGATCTCGTATGTCCGCGGACCGGTGAACGGTATCGGGAGCTATCGCCCGATCAAATTGCGCTGGTCTAA
- a CDS encoding NAD-dependent epimerase/dehydratase family protein encodes MDIRGKRLVVIGGAGLIGSHAVDQLVQQDVGEIVIYDNFVRGTHENLAGAMRDPRVRIFEAGGDITQIDILDAALKDADGVFQFAALWLLQCHDYPRTAFDVNVRGMFNVLDSCVRNGVKRLVWSSSASVYGDAIEEPMTEDHPFNNKNFYGATKICGEAMARAYHFRYGLDYVGLRYMNVYGPRQDYRGAYIAVIMKMLDAIDQGEGPTVFGDGSEAFDFVAVEDCARANLCAMRAKTTDRFYNVGTGKRTSLNEVAEKLLNLTGSNQPIKYAPRSQATLVRNRIGSPRRAADEIGFSAQIELDDGLKRLIDWRRNHMDRLASLRSRAAT; translated from the coding sequence GTGGATATTCGCGGCAAACGCTTGGTGGTGATCGGAGGCGCGGGCCTTATCGGCTCCCATGCGGTGGATCAGCTAGTCCAGCAGGATGTGGGCGAGATCGTGATTTACGACAACTTTGTGCGCGGCACGCACGAGAATCTGGCGGGCGCGATGCGGGATCCTCGCGTGAGGATATTCGAGGCAGGCGGTGATATCACGCAGATCGATATTCTAGATGCAGCGCTCAAGGACGCGGACGGCGTCTTCCAGTTCGCAGCGCTGTGGCTCCTGCAATGTCATGACTATCCACGGACGGCGTTCGATGTGAATGTTCGCGGCATGTTCAACGTGCTCGACAGTTGCGTCCGTAACGGTGTCAAGCGGCTGGTCTGGTCATCTTCTGCCTCTGTTTACGGCGACGCCATTGAGGAGCCGATGACGGAGGATCATCCCTTCAACAACAAGAACTTTTATGGCGCGACCAAAATTTGCGGCGAGGCCATGGCCCGTGCGTATCACTTCCGCTATGGGCTTGATTACGTCGGCTTGCGCTACATGAATGTTTACGGCCCACGTCAAGACTATCGTGGGGCGTATATTGCGGTCATCATGAAGATGCTGGATGCGATCGATCAAGGCGAGGGGCCCACCGTCTTCGGCGATGGTTCCGAGGCCTTTGATTTCGTGGCGGTCGAAGATTGCGCGCGCGCCAACCTCTGTGCCATGCGCGCGAAAACCACGGATCGCTTTTACAACGTCGGGACCGGTAAGCGCACCTCGCTTAACGAGGTTGCCGAGAAGCTCCTTAATTTGACGGGCTCAAACCAGCCAATTAAGTACGCTCCTCGTAGTCAGGCAACTCTCGTTCGCAACCGCATCGGTTCGCCGAGGCGGGCGGCCGACGAGATCGGGTTTTCAGCGCAGATCGAGCTAGACGATGGGCTGAAGCGGCTCATCGATTGGCGGCGTAATCACATGGACCGTCTTGCCAGCTTGCGGAGCCGTGCGGCAACATAG